Genomic DNA from Streptococcus uberis:
GCTTCTTTGCTCTTTTTAAATGTTTTTTTTGGCTTCTTTTTGTGAACCAAAGGAACTTGTTGAACGTGACTGTCTTTCTTTTTTTCGAATGCTGAAACAGTTACAACGAGCCCTAAAAATAAACTGACACATAAAAAAATTAGGACTTTAGTCGAATTGATTTTTCTTAAAAATGTCATCATTTGCAATCTCATTCCCCTCTAAATGATATTTTATCTCATTTTAATAAAAAATCAAGTAAATATTGCATTTTTCGAACATTTTTATTTCATTTTTATTACAAAAACTTTGAAGTTGAATTAAAAAAAGCCGAGCAAAGCTCGACCAAGATTGATATTATGCTGTTTTTACGCTTTTGCTGCTTTATAAAGCTCATCAACCTTTTTCCAATTAATAATTTCAAAGAAAGCTTTAATGTAATTTGGACGTACATTACGATAATTTAAGTAATAAGCATGTTCCCATACATCAAGACCCAAAATAGGCTGTTTACCTTCAGAAATTGGTGTATCTTGGTTTGCAGTTGAAGTTACTTCAAGTTCTCCTTCTTTATTGACAACTAACCAAGCCCAACCAGATCCAAAACGTCCCGTTGCTGCTGCTGTAAATTTTTCTTTAAATGCATCAAAAGAACCAAATGCTTCATCAATAGCAGAAGCTACTTCCGAAGTGATTTCTGTTTTCTCAGGTGAAAGAAGTTCCCAAAAAAGTGCATGGTTAAGATGTCCGCCTCCATTATTGATAAGAGCTTGACGAATATCTTCTGGAATTGATGACACATCAGATAATAACGCCACCAAATCTTCACCAATTTCTGGATGTTTTTCAAGCGCAGCATTGGCATTAGCAACATATGTCGCATGATGTTTGTCATGATGAAGAGTCATTGTTTCTTTATCAATTTGTGGCTCAAGAGCATCATATGCATATGGAAGGTCAGGTAAAATAATTGCCATAACTTAGTCCTCTTTTCCTTTATTTATAAGTCTATAGTATCGCAAAAAGAGGGACCTTTCAACTATTTTGATTAGTACATTTTAAATCCATAATCCTTACAAATACGTGTTAGTCATCATTTTTAAAAGAGCTAAATCAAAGAGATACTCTTTTTCATATAAACCTGTTTTTATTTGATAATCCGTCTTAATTAAAATTTTGACAAGACTCTTCAAATAGGGTATTGAAAGTGTTCGAGAATCTCTTAAAGCATATTTCACTTGATAGGGATTTATTTTTCTGCCAAGATAATCGGATAAGGCGAGAACCATTTGCTGTTCATTTTTCCCATCCTGACTCAAAATAGCAATTTGTAAATACAGTCTAAATTGACCTAACAATACTGCAATCAACTTGATGTCATCCTCACCAGAAAGTCTTAAATCATGCACTAATTGTCTTGAAGCATCAATATTTTTTTGAAGAACATAACGCGATAAATCAAAAATATTGTCTTGCAGTGTTTTTGGAATAGCTTCATCAATATCATCGAGGCTTATGATACCATCATTTTTATATGTTTTTAAGAAATGAAGATTTTTTACCATATCACTAAAGTCACCACTTGATTTAAGAAGTAACTTTTCAAAAACACCACTTTCAAAAGATAAGCCTAACTTGTGACTATACTTCTGAAAATAATTGTTTAATTCATGTTCTTTCAATGGATTCGCCTCAAAAAGAGTCGCATCTCGTTTTAAGAGTTTTACCAATCGTCTTTTTCCATCTAATTTACCCGGTGCAAAAATGACTAAGCGTGTTGTTTCCAATGGATTTTCGAGGTAAGCCTCCAAGTCTTTCAAGTCATTCTCATTAAGATAACTTTTCTTTTGAGTGGTAATATCTAAAAGCTGGTCAAATAAGACAATCTTGTAATCTGCAAAAAAAGGCAAACTTTGCAAATCCATTTCAGCCTGCTGGAACTGATTATCGGAAATGTCAAAATAGGAATAAGCCAAATCTTCTTTATCAAATGCAATTCTCTTTAAAAAGAGTTCCTTCATTTGACTATACTGACCAAGGTCTTCACCGGTAATAACTGTGATAAGCCCTAAATTGTCTTTAGTCATGTTTTCAATAGTCTCTATAGCAATCATAACTTTATTATATCATCTTCTATCAGAAAATGTTTAGCCTATCTATTTATCTAAATTCGGATGCGTTCTCTCCAAGCGCCACTGATGAGTCCCTGTGAGGCGTAGAGTCCCCTCTTGATCTGTCCTTAGTATTTCAACATGATTCTCTATAAGCCTGTCTAAGGTCTCTTTATGAGGATGATGAAACCTATTGTCTTTTCCCGCCGAAATAAATGCCACTTTAGGTTTGAGGACTTTTAGAAAATCGTTACTAGATGACCCTTTAGAACCATGATGTCCAACTTTTAAATAATCAATCTTCATTGAAGGGTATCTTTTTAGTATAGCATCTTCTCCTTCCTTTTCTAAATCACCAGTAAAAAGGAAGGACTTGTTTAAGAGTTTTCCATATAAAACAAGTGAGTCATTATTTCGACCATCTCCCTTTTTCCATGGATAAATGAGGTATAGCTTTCCATTCATAATATCAATACTATTACCAACTTTTAAGACGGTGACGGGATTCCCTAATTTTGACAAACGATGAACGAAATTACTATTTGTTAAACTTCCTTCACTAACAAGAATCTCTTTTATTTTAAATGACTTTGCCACCACTTCCAAGTCTCCAACATGGTCAGTATCAATGTGTGTTAAGAGTAATTGATCAATTTCTTTAATGCCTCTTGATTTTAAATATGGAATTAAGGTTCTTTCTGCATTTGCATTGCTGCTTCTTTTTTGCCAATCTTCTTTTCCTTGAAAAGCTACTGTGCCACCAACATCAATTAAGAGCGTTTTATTAGTTTTATCTCTCAGAAGAATGCTATCTCCTTGACCAACATCCACAATTGATATCTCATTTTCAAAGGGAATTGAAATCGTTTTTAAAAGGAAAAAATAAATTATCAAAAATGACAGGAGATAGGTTTTTCGATTAGCAAAAGCCATTATCAATGCAACTATAAAGATAAGTGAGAGAAAGACTAAAATAGGTGGTTGACCAAAAATAATGGGATGAGGAAACAATTCAACTACATTGACCATGACTTTTTCTAACATTTGAAATAAACTGTTAAGGTGGTAACCGGTCAATACTGGACTTATTAGAAAAATAAAAGTAAGCAAGGGAAGAATAAGGATATCGAATAAAAAAGAAAAGATAAGTGTTAAAATGATTGATACTGGGTGAAATGTTGAAAAAAATAAGATTAAAAAAGGAATAGTGGCCAATTGTAAGTAAAAAAGCCCTAAAATTTTTCCTTTTAATCCTGATGTATTTTCAGAGGGAAGGAGAGTTAAAAGGAAAGCATAGACAAAGGACAAGACTCCGCCGATGGTTAATGGGAAAAAAGGAGATATCAAGAACATTAGGAGAAAAGCCAGGCATAAATTTGTACTTCCTTTCAAACCCATATTTGCCAAATTTCGCTGCAATAGACTTCTTAATACTGAAATGCTATAACCTGTTAAACCAGCATAAATAATCGAAAAACATAATTCTAAAATAGGATAAAAGTCTCTTGGAATCCAACTTAAGATTAATCCCTTTCGGAAGAGATTTAAAAAGAAGGATACCTGCATTCCTGACAAGGCAAAAAGATGTATGATTCCTAATTGACTATAAATTTCTGTCATCTCAGAGAATGATTTATCCAAATACCCAAATAATAATCCAGTCATGTAATCAGACATGGGCTTAGGAAACTGAACTTGACTCCTTACTATGGCATATCGACGCCAAATAGCTAAATAATCGAAAAAACTTTCAGCTTTTCGAACGCTAATTGATTTTATCTCTTTCAAACGACCAATTCGATAGATTCCTTGATTTTTCAGATGGTCCTGATAGTCAAAACCATTAAAGTAGCGTTTCCTCTCAGCTTTTTTGAGTTCAATACTTCCACTGATTTGTAACAGCTGATTATTTTTCTTAAAAAAGTCTTGCTCTTTTTTGTTCTTCAATTGGTAAAAAATTTGAAAATGATTTTTTCCTTTTCTTGCTTTAAAAGATAGACTATCACCGTTTATAACAACAGAATCTGGAACTAAGATAACAGATTCGATTCGTGTTGGTTCTTGCCTGAATTGACTCTCCTGATAAGATTTGGTGAAATAAACATATGAGGCAAATAACATAAGAAGACAAGAAAGCTTTACATTTCTTTTTAATGCCCTATGTTTGAAGGCGACAACCAAAGCTGATAAGAATAAGCAAACACTGATTTTGTTTGGGAAATGTACAGCAAAAAAGACCAATAAGCACAGCAAAGAAAACTGTGGAATGGGAATTGGGAAAAACTTAGTCAATAATGATGTCATTCTTAATTTTTTCCAAGGTTTTTTGCCCAATCCCAGAGATAGTCAATAAGTCATCAATACTTTTAAACCCACCTTTTGAATCTCTAGCATCTAGTATCTCTTGCGCTCTTTTTTCACCTATTCCAGGTATCTTTCGTAAGTCCTCAATTGTCGCTTTATTAATGTTTACCTTCTGATCCCTTTGTCCACCCTGTTCTATTGACGATGACTGCTGACCCTGAGAATCAATAATTGATTTGTTCTCTCCTTTTCTAGCAACATATAGGATAGCTTCGTCACTTAATTTTTGTGCTAAATTTATTGCATTAGGATCAGCATCATCCCTCAACCCTCCAGCTATCTGAATAGCATCTGTCACACGACTATTTCTTTGTAATTGATAAACACCTTCTTTTACCACTGCTCCTTTTATATCAACCATAATGGTTTCCATTTCGGGATTCGTTTTTTCCTCCTCCCTATCGTTTTGAGCAGTAGTTGACAAATTTTCCGTCAGATTCATTTGTCTTGGTAAAGTAACTTTTTTGTCGTCTTCTTTAATTTTAAAAAAGAAAGTTAGACATATTATCAAAACTAAAGAAACAATAGCTAATAAAATACCTAGTTTCTTTTCTTTGAATGATAGCAAAAATTGTTTTATGTGATCTGTTATATCGTTCATTTTTTAATACCTCATTTATCTATCCGAAAATAAATGAAAAAAAACCATCTTTTTAGATGATTTTAAAAACGATGTTTGTCTGGATCCCATACGAAACTTGCAATAAAGGAAAAAAGTATGGTGGCAAGTAACACTAAAATCAAAATGATTGCTAAGGGTATACGATAAATATAGGAAAATAGACTTGGTTTTTTCCCAGATTGAAATGGAGCCATTTCCTTATCTAATCTATCAAATTCCGTTTGAATACGTCGAGCGACTTCTGAAATGCCTTCATCATTCATTCGTTTAATGTCTGAAACATCAATGGGATTTCCGAAGTTCATATCAACTCTCTCACCTCTAATCAACCCTTTCATAGTCATTGGTCCAAGGTAGGCTGCAGGCATAATTTTTACTTTGGCCATTTTCGCAATGACAGCTACTCCTCCCTTTACATCTTGTGAATGGCGACTACCACTTGGAAACATCACTAATGAACGATTTTCCTTTTTTAAGACATTTACTGGATATCTAATGGCATCTGGACTTGGATTTTTCCTATCAATTGGAAAGGCACCACACATTTTTATCCACCAAGCGAAAATACGATTTGTAAAAAGTTCTTTCTTAGCCATAAAAATAAATTGTTTTGGGCGAGCTGCAAATGCCATATAAACCGGATCCCAAAACGTTCGATGAGGAGCTACAAGAATATAATTGGTATCAGCTGGTAATATTTTATCTTCATTGTGATAATGGGCATTACCATTAACAACCCATAAGATAAAAACGACCAAGCCTCTTAGATAAGTATAAAACACTATTATCTCCTTTAACTATTTCTACCCAACATTGTATCATGAAAAAGGGCGATGGAAAAGGGGAAGATCTAGCACATTCATTCTGCTATCACCTAGTTTTATTTTTTGCTATAATAATAGCTATGACAGAAATAGTTTTAAAACCTGGAGAAAGAATTGATCAGCTTTTTTCTAGTAATGTTCAGATCATTCAAAATAAAGAAGTTTTTAGTTATTCCATTGACAGTGTCTTATTGTCGCGATTTCCTAATATTCCATCTAGAGGTCTTATTGTTGACCTATGTTCTGGAAATGGAGCAGTTGGCCTTTTTGCCAGTACTAAAACAAAGGCAAAGATTATTGAAATTGAACTCCAAGAAAGATTGGCTGAAATGGCTCAACGATCTATCAGGTTAAACCAATTAGATGATCAAGTTTCGATGATCTGTGATGACTTAAAAAACCTTCTCGATCATGTTCCAAGATCGGGTGTAGATCTTATTTTATGTAATCCACCATATTTCAAAGCTACTGAGAGTTCCAAAAAAAACATTTCTCAACATTACCTTTTAGCTCGACATGAACTAACTACAAATTTAGATGAGATCTGTCACATTAGCCGTCATGCCTTGAAATCAAATGGACGTCTAGCAATGGTTCATAGACCAAGTCGCTTCCTTGAAATTTTAGATACCATGAGAAAGCATGGTTTAGTGCCAAAGCGCGTTCAATTTGTTTACCCCAAAATAGGTAAAGAGGCAAATATGCTTCTTATTGAAGCTATTAAAGATGGATCAATAGACGGTTTTAAACTATTACCACCCTTAGTTGTTCATGAAGAAAATGGTGACTATACGCAACATATTCGTCGTCTATATTTTGGAGATGTTTCTGATCAAGAGAAAGCAATGACTAATACTGATGTCTGAATGTTCTCACCTTCAAAATAATCACGAGTAGGAGCAAAACATGAAGGAAGCAAAAGCATTTATGTATGTACTAGAATGTTCTGATAAAACACTCTATACTGGATATACAACTGATGTCAATAAACGACTTGAAACACATAATTCTGGAAAAGGTGCAAAATATACAAAAGCAAGATTACCAGTTAAGCTGCTGTATGTAGAAGCTTTCAATAGTAAACAAGAGGCCATGAGTGCTGAAGCCCTTTTCAAAAAAAGAAAAAGCCGAGCCCAAAAATTAGCCTATATTTCAGAACAGCAAAAAAAAGATTGAGAACTTTTGTTCTCAATCTTTTTATGAATTTTCAGCAGGTGTTTCAATTTCTTTGATTGGTAGTTTTAAGATATCAGATAGGATTAATGGGACTAATTCCACTTTTACTTCTGAATATTGTAAACCAAACCAACGGGTTGGTGTTGCTGTAAAATGTTTGATACTTGCCTTGGTTTGCATGATAAAGCGCTCAAATCCTGTTAACTGCCGAGCTTGTGATACACGTTCTTCAATAATCACAAATCTGAAGTCACCTACTTCTCTACCTTTGGAAATTGAGTACTCTTGAATTTGTTTTGGTAAACGACCACTTTCCATTAAGTCTTGAACAATGGTTCTCAAATAGCGGGGAACGGTTTGTGGCATTCTAAATCCGAGATAAAGTTCTACCTTGACCATATAATCTGTTCCCATCATATCAACTTTATACTTAGCTGTATAAGGTTCATCGGTCACTTTTACATTAACAAACCAATAAACTTTGGCTCTTTTTGGACGTTTATCAAGAATTGAGTACAAGATAGATTTATCAATCATATTGCCTTGCAAACGATTTGTTAAATATACCACATTTGTTTGGTACAAATCAATTGAGGTATCATCACGCAAAGCTTTGATTTGATCTCTGTAATCCAATAAATTCAAAGATTTAACATATTTGAAAACAATCTTTGTTCCTTGGTGCCAAATAAACATTAAAGAAATAATGGTAAATGCAATAATAACAACCACGTAGCCACCGTGAAAGAATTTAACAGCTGAAGCCCAGAAGAAAATAAATTCTAATGCTGCAAAGAAAGCCATAATAAGATGAGCCAAGATAGACTTCATTCCACGCATTACCAAGAAGTAATTCAATAAGATAGTTGTCATCAGCATAGTAATGGTAATAGCTAAACCATAAGCTGACTCCATGTGCTCTGAAGTTCTAAAGTATAAAACGACACTAGACGTGATTAAGAAAAGTACCCAGTTTATAACAGGTATATAGAGTTGACCTAAATTTTCTCCTGGATAAGTCACTCTAAAGAGTGGGAAAATTTTAAGTCGCATAGCTTCTGAAACAAGAGTGAAAGATCCTGTAATCAGGGCTTGAGAGGCTATGATGGCTGCTAAAGTTGCCAAAATGACAGCGTAAACTCTAAAATTCTCTGGAATAGAAGCAAAGAATGGATTAAGTTCAATACCACTATTTTTATGAGATAAAATCCAGGCACCCTGTCCACAATAAGATAAAACAATACAAGCTTTTACAAATGGCCAACTTACATAGATGTTACCACGACCGACATGGCCTAAATCTGAATAAAGTGCTTCAGCACCAGTTGTTGCGAGGAAAATTGAGCCTAGAATAAAGATTCCACGATGGTTTTCAGGACTCACCAACAAATGTAATGCATAGTACGGATTTATTGCCTTGAAGATTTCTAAATTTCCTAAACTATTAAAAAGTCCACTTAGTCCTAAAAAACTAAACCATAATAACATAACTGGACCAAATAATTTACCAATTAAACTAGTACCAAATCGTTGAATGCTAAATAGAGACAACAAAATTACCAAGGTTGTAATGATAACATTCGTTTGATTTTCATAGATATGATTGATACCAGGTACTGCTTTTAACCCTTCTATGGCCGATGTAACAGTTACGGCAGGGGTCAGAGCACCATCTGAAAGTAAGGTAGCACCACCAATCATAGCTGGAATAATTAACCATTTGGACATTTTTCTAACCAATGTGTAAAGTGAAAAAATACCACCTTCTTTATGGTTATCAGCTTTCAAAGCAATCCAGACATACTTGACAGTCGTAATCAATGTCAAGGTCCAGAAGATTAAGGAAACCGAACCAAGTATGAACGACTCGGTCATTTGAGTCAAACCGCCTTGATTTTCAACCAATGACTGCATGGTGTATAACGGACTAGTTCCGATATCACCATAAACAATCCCAAGTGCAATAACAAAACCGGCTTTTGTTGCTTTATCAAAAGACGGGTGATTGGCATTAGACATCCCAATCTTCCTCCTAATTTTCTTAAAAAGTACCAAAAATGGTTGCTACCATTATAACAGATTCATTCCCAAAAAGGAAACAAAGCTAAAAGAAAAAAGGAATTGAAAACGTGTTCAATTCCCTTTTTTAGATTATTCCCCTTTGTGTCTGATGACAAATCCAGAGTCCTTTTGTGATGACTTTTTCTCTTTGTTGAAAAAGTCATTGGCATTACGTTTTGGTTTGCGTTTAAAATCACGGTTACCGCCGTTGTCGTCACGTTTATCTCTGTAACGCCCTTCACGTTTATCATCACGCTTACCTCGATAACCACCACCGCGACGATCGTTGTCACGACCACCACGTCCACGATTATCTCTACCACGTCCGCCTTTATTACCCTTTTTACCACCACCATGGCCACCACCGACATATTTAAACGGCAATGGTTTCTCACGAGCAATTTCAACTTCAGGTAAATCAGCCGGGTCTTGGACAGTTAAGCTCAAGATATATAAGGCTAATTCTTCTGGCGTAAATTCAGAAGCTAATTTTAAAGCGTCCGCCTTGAATTTATCAAAATTTGAACGAATAGCTTCATCCGCAAAATCACGTTCAATTTTTTTCAAAGCAACTTTTTTCTTAGCTTGGAAGGCTTCCTCAGCAGTTGCAGGTTTTAATGGTTTCATTTGTTTCTTGGTTAGGTTCTCAATCATGGATAAGTAACCCATCTCATTTGGTGAAACGAATGTAATTGACTCACCAGTTTTACCCGCACGACCAGTACGTCCAATTCGGTGAACATAGCTTTCAGGGTCTTGTGTAATGTCATAGTTATAGACATGTGTTACACCTGAAATATCAAGACCACGCGCAGCAACGTCAGTGGCAACTAAGATATCAATTTGGTCGCCTTTGAAATCGCGAATAACACGTAAACGTTTATTCTGATCAAGGTCCCCATGAATACCTTCTGCCCGGAAACCACGCAATTTCAAACCACGGGTGATTTCATCAACGCGACGCTTTGTACGACCAAAAACAATTGAAAGTTCTGGCTGATCAACGTCCATCAAGCGCGTCATGGTATCAAATTTTTCTTGTTCTTTAACACGAACATAAAACTGTTCAACGTTAACGTTTGTTAATTCTTTATTTTTAATTTGAACATGTTCTGGATTTTTCATAAACTTAACGCCAATTTCTTTGATAGGAGCTGGCATAGTTGCAGAAAATAGTAAAGTTTGACGTTCTGAAGGAACGCGACTAATAATCGCTTCAATATCCTCTAAAAAGCCCATGTTAAGCATTTCATCAGCTTCGTCTAAAATTAATGTTTCAACATGATCAAGTTTTAATGCTTTACGTTTAATCAAATCTAATAAACGACCTGGTGTACCAACAACAATATGAGCGCCTGATTTAAGGGCTTTAATTTGTTTATCAATACTTGATCCGCCATAAACGGAACGAACTTTAACACCTTTGTCTCGACCAAAACGGAAAAGTTCTTCTTGACTCTGAACAGCAAGTTCACGAGTTGGAGCAATAACGAGTGCTTGGATAATGTTCTCATCCGTACGGATCTTATTCAAGGTTGGTAGTCCAAATGCGGCTGTTTTACCAGTACCTGTTTGAGCTTGACCAATGACATCTTTACCTTCTAATGCTAATGGAATCGTCATCTCTTGAATTGGAGATGCTTTTTCAAAACCTGCTGTTACAACAGCTGATTGGATGTCTTCTGATAAGTTAAATTCTGTAAATTTCAAATGTTTCTCTTTTCTAAAAAAGCAGTGCGAAGCTGCCTTATAAGCCTGTATATTCTTGTCGTCCATTTGACAACTAGTTTAGTTTAACACAATTCATTTCAAAAAGATAGGAAATAAGTTATGAAAAGGTTTTTATACCAAAATAATGGTAAAATAATCTCAGTGACATGATCACTTAAAAATTTTAGAAAATGTGAAGGTATCTCATACGATGACTTATAAAGGAATAGTTTTTTTTGATTTGGATGGCACTTTGTTAAATGCTGTTTCCCAAGTTAGTCCCGAAAATCGCAAAGCTTTGGACCAATTAAAGGCTAACGGATATCTACCAGTTATCGCAACAGGCCGTTCTGTAGAAGAATTAGATAATGTGCTTGAAGAGTCAGGTATTCAATCAGTGGCTATGTTAAACGGCATGGTCGTTGAGGTTGATGGAACCATTATCTCTACGCAAACCATTGATAAAAAAGATATCCAAAAAACTTTAGAATTGGCGAGAAGTTTAGGCGAAAGTATTGCCTTTTACACCCCTGAAGAGTTGGTTTTAGCTGACTTATCAGATGGCCTCAAAAAGCATTTTGACTATTTTCATGGTCCTCTTCCACGAATTGATGATAGCTATTATTTGACACAAGATGTTAACATGATATTAGTTGGTGGCTCCAATAAAGAAAATGATCATTTGTATCAAGAGGCTGTACCTAATCTTCGCTTCTTACGCAATAGCCCATTTTCTATCGATGTGGTTAAAAAAGGATTTCATAAAGGAACTGGTGTTCAGATTATAAAAGACTATTTAGGACTAAAAGATATTCCTACCTATGG
This window encodes:
- the sodA gene encoding superoxide dismutase SodA; the encoded protein is MAIILPDLPYAYDALEPQIDKETMTLHHDKHHATYVANANAALEKHPEIGEDLVALLSDVSSIPEDIRQALINNGGGHLNHALFWELLSPEKTEITSEVASAIDEAFGSFDAFKEKFTAAATGRFGSGWAWLVVNKEGELEVTSTANQDTPISEGKQPILGLDVWEHAYYLNYRNVRPNYIKAFFEIINWKKVDELYKAAKA
- the holA gene encoding DNA polymerase III subunit delta, whose protein sequence is MIAIETIENMTKDNLGLITVITGEDLGQYSQMKELFLKRIAFDKEDLAYSYFDISDNQFQQAEMDLQSLPFFADYKIVLFDQLLDITTQKKSYLNENDLKDLEAYLENPLETTRLVIFAPGKLDGKRRLVKLLKRDATLFEANPLKEHELNNYFQKYSHKLGLSFESGVFEKLLLKSSGDFSDMVKNLHFLKTYKNDGIISLDDIDEAIPKTLQDNIFDLSRYVLQKNIDASRQLVHDLRLSGEDDIKLIAVLLGQFRLYLQIAILSQDGKNEQQMVLALSDYLGRKINPYQVKYALRDSRTLSIPYLKSLVKILIKTDYQIKTGLYEKEYLFDLALLKMMTNTYL
- a CDS encoding DNA internalization-related competence protein ComEC/Rec2, coding for MTSLLTKFFPIPIPQFSLLCLLVFFAVHFPNKISVCLFLSALVVAFKHRALKRNVKLSCLLMLFASYVYFTKSYQESQFRQEPTRIESVILVPDSVVINGDSLSFKARKGKNHFQIFYQLKNKKEQDFFKKNNQLLQISGSIELKKAERKRYFNGFDYQDHLKNQGIYRIGRLKEIKSISVRKAESFFDYLAIWRRYAIVRSQVQFPKPMSDYMTGLLFGYLDKSFSEMTEIYSQLGIIHLFALSGMQVSFFLNLFRKGLILSWIPRDFYPILELCFSIIYAGLTGYSISVLRSLLQRNLANMGLKGSTNLCLAFLLMFLISPFFPLTIGGVLSFVYAFLLTLLPSENTSGLKGKILGLFYLQLATIPFLILFFSTFHPVSIILTLIFSFLFDILILPLLTFIFLISPVLTGYHLNSLFQMLEKVMVNVVELFPHPIIFGQPPILVFLSLIFIVALIMAFANRKTYLLSFLIIYFFLLKTISIPFENEISIVDVGQGDSILLRDKTNKTLLIDVGGTVAFQGKEDWQKRSSNANAERTLIPYLKSRGIKEIDQLLLTHIDTDHVGDLEVVAKSFKIKEILVSEGSLTNSNFVHRLSKLGNPVTVLKVGNSIDIMNGKLYLIYPWKKGDGRNNDSLVLYGKLLNKSFLFTGDLEKEGEDAILKRYPSMKIDYLKVGHHGSKGSSSNDFLKVLKPKVAFISAGKDNRFHHPHKETLDRLIENHVEILRTDQEGTLRLTGTHQWRLERTHPNLDK
- a CDS encoding helix-hairpin-helix domain-containing protein, with protein sequence MNDITDHIKQFLLSFKEKKLGILLAIVSLVLIICLTFFFKIKEDDKKVTLPRQMNLTENLSTTAQNDREEEKTNPEMETIMVDIKGAVVKEGVYQLQRNSRVTDAIQIAGGLRDDADPNAINLAQKLSDEAILYVARKGENKSIIDSQGQQSSSIEQGGQRDQKVNINKATIEDLRKIPGIGEKRAQEILDARDSKGGFKSIDDLLTISGIGQKTLEKIKNDIIID
- a CDS encoding lysophospholipid acyltransferase family protein; protein product: MFYTYLRGLVVFILWVVNGNAHYHNEDKILPADTNYILVAPHRTFWDPVYMAFAARPKQFIFMAKKELFTNRIFAWWIKMCGAFPIDRKNPSPDAIRYPVNVLKKENRSLVMFPSGSRHSQDVKGGVAVIAKMAKVKIMPAAYLGPMTMKGLIRGERVDMNFGNPIDVSDIKRMNDEGISEVARRIQTEFDRLDKEMAPFQSGKKPSLFSYIYRIPLAIILILVLLATILFSFIASFVWDPDKHRF
- a CDS encoding tRNA1(Val) (adenine(37)-N6)-methyltransferase produces the protein MTEIVLKPGERIDQLFSSNVQIIQNKEVFSYSIDSVLLSRFPNIPSRGLIVDLCSGNGAVGLFASTKTKAKIIEIELQERLAEMAQRSIRLNQLDDQVSMICDDLKNLLDHVPRSGVDLILCNPPYFKATESSKKNISQHYLLARHELTTNLDEICHISRHALKSNGRLAMVHRPSRFLEILDTMRKHGLVPKRVQFVYPKIGKEANMLLIEAIKDGSIDGFKLLPPLVVHEENGDYTQHIRRLYFGDVSDQEKAMTNTDV
- a CDS encoding GIY-YIG nuclease family protein encodes the protein MKEAKAFMYVLECSDKTLYTGYTTDVNKRLETHNSGKGAKYTKARLPVKLLYVEAFNSKQEAMSAEALFKKRKSRAQKLAYISEQQKKD
- a CDS encoding KUP/HAK/KT family potassium transporter, with the protein product MSNANHPSFDKATKAGFVIALGIVYGDIGTSPLYTMQSLVENQGGLTQMTESFILGSVSLIFWTLTLITTVKYVWIALKADNHKEGGIFSLYTLVRKMSKWLIIPAMIGGATLLSDGALTPAVTVTSAIEGLKAVPGINHIYENQTNVIITTLVILLSLFSIQRFGTSLIGKLFGPVMLLWFSFLGLSGLFNSLGNLEIFKAINPYYALHLLVSPENHRGIFILGSIFLATTGAEALYSDLGHVGRGNIYVSWPFVKACIVLSYCGQGAWILSHKNSGIELNPFFASIPENFRVYAVILATLAAIIASQALITGSFTLVSEAMRLKIFPLFRVTYPGENLGQLYIPVINWVLFLITSSVVLYFRTSEHMESAYGLAITITMLMTTILLNYFLVMRGMKSILAHLIMAFFAALEFIFFWASAVKFFHGGYVVVIIAFTIISLMFIWHQGTKIVFKYVKSLNLLDYRDQIKALRDDTSIDLYQTNVVYLTNRLQGNMIDKSILYSILDKRPKRAKVYWFVNVKVTDEPYTAKYKVDMMGTDYMVKVELYLGFRMPQTVPRYLRTIVQDLMESGRLPKQIQEYSISKGREVGDFRFVIIEERVSQARQLTGFERFIMQTKASIKHFTATPTRWFGLQYSEVKVELVPLILSDILKLPIKEIETPAENS
- a CDS encoding DEAD/DEAH box helicase produces the protein MKFTEFNLSEDIQSAVVTAGFEKASPIQEMTIPLALEGKDVIGQAQTGTGKTAAFGLPTLNKIRTDENIIQALVIAPTRELAVQSQEELFRFGRDKGVKVRSVYGGSSIDKQIKALKSGAHIVVGTPGRLLDLIKRKALKLDHVETLILDEADEMLNMGFLEDIEAIISRVPSERQTLLFSATMPAPIKEIGVKFMKNPEHVQIKNKELTNVNVEQFYVRVKEQEKFDTMTRLMDVDQPELSIVFGRTKRRVDEITRGLKLRGFRAEGIHGDLDQNKRLRVIRDFKGDQIDILVATDVAARGLDISGVTHVYNYDITQDPESYVHRIGRTGRAGKTGESITFVSPNEMGYLSMIENLTKKQMKPLKPATAEEAFQAKKKVALKKIERDFADEAIRSNFDKFKADALKLASEFTPEELALYILSLTVQDPADLPEVEIAREKPLPFKYVGGGHGGGKKGNKGGRGRDNRGRGGRDNDRRGGGYRGKRDDKREGRYRDKRDDNGGNRDFKRKPKRNANDFFNKEKKSSQKDSGFVIRHKGE
- a CDS encoding Cof-type HAD-IIB family hydrolase, which codes for MTYKGIVFFDLDGTLLNAVSQVSPENRKALDQLKANGYLPVIATGRSVEELDNVLEESGIQSVAMLNGMVVEVDGTIISTQTIDKKDIQKTLELARSLGESIAFYTPEELVLADLSDGLKKHFDYFHGPLPRIDDSYYLTQDVNMILVGGSNKENDHLYQEAVPNLRFLRNSPFSIDVVKKGFHKGTGVQIIKDYLGLKDIPTYGFGDGGNDLDLLKAVDHPVAMENAIPELKALAEFITHKNTEDGIIFGLKHYGLI